The following coding sequences lie in one Corticium candelabrum chromosome 10, ooCorCand1.1, whole genome shotgun sequence genomic window:
- the LOC134185420 gene encoding shootin-1-like — translation MLVFDHGYGQDAEDLYEDIAANTTPQQRQTSPLQKQSLPPPSTPAPPPPGSPPPPPPPDMEDLECYDDVSVGGHLVEEDLYEELDA, via the exons ATGCTTGT TTTTGATCATGGGTATGGACAGGATGCTGAAGATTTATATGAAGACATTGCTGCAAACACTACACCACAGCAACGTCAAACGTCTCCTCTTCAAAAACAGTCATTGCCTCCACCATCAACTCCTGCACCTCCTCCACCAggatcaccaccaccaccaccaccaccag ataTGGAAGATTTGGAATGCTATGATGACGTCTCAG tCGGTGGACACCTCGTGGAGGAAGATCTGTATGAGGAACTCGATGCGTAG